In Pseudobythopirellula maris, a single window of DNA contains:
- a CDS encoding Uma2 family endonuclease, which produces MSTADLSTTAAAGSVTAETLLRDYGEQSCELIEGKLRMMSPAGFGHGAIAQRVATALAQHAEPQGLGIVAGAETGFLIGSDPDTVLAPDVAFVKQARLEAVGVTNKYFPEAPALAVEIVSPNDTAEQVDDKTRRWLAAGCEMVWVVYPKGRSVTVYRSLEDVRIVTGDTPLEGADVVTGFAHPVSELFAGLDPR; this is translated from the coding sequence ATGAGCACCGCCGACCTCAGCACGACCGCCGCAGCGGGTAGCGTGACCGCCGAGACCTTGCTGCGCGACTACGGCGAGCAGTCGTGTGAATTGATTGAGGGGAAGTTGCGGATGATGTCTCCAGCCGGATTTGGGCATGGCGCCATCGCCCAGCGTGTGGCGACAGCGCTCGCTCAGCACGCCGAGCCCCAAGGTCTAGGAATCGTCGCCGGAGCCGAAACAGGATTCCTTATCGGCTCCGATCCCGACACGGTGTTGGCCCCCGATGTGGCTTTTGTCAAACAAGCCCGGCTTGAAGCGGTCGGGGTCACGAACAAGTATTTCCCCGAGGCCCCGGCCCTGGCGGTAGAAATCGTGTCTCCTAACGACACCGCCGAACAAGTCGACGATAAAACACGCCGTTGGCTCGCCGCCGGTTGTGAGATGGTGTGGGTCGTTTATCCCAAAGGCCGGTCGGTCACCGTTTACCGCTCGCTCGAAGACGTGCGCATCGTCACAGGCGACACGCCGCTCGAGGGCGCCGATGTTGTGACGGGGTTCGCGCACCCGGTGAGCGAGCTGTTCGCGGGGCTCGACCCCCGGTGA
- a CDS encoding sulfurtransferase, with protein sequence MPTPRRVTSLLLLAALQVPASDAAEYARPELLVEPAVLGSIEGDVVLLDARSAEDYAAGHLPGALHADAYAWRDAFGAGDDPAAWGERIGALGVGDATTVVVYDQALTGAATRVWWILKYWGAENARVLNGGVTAWREAGRDLTRTAPPRPTPAGFHAVAHPERHATADEVLRGVGAPGEVCLLDTRSDREVSEGKIPAAAHLEWSELVDRDTGKLLAAGELTARLAAAGFEADKPAVTYCRSGGRAAVAAFVLEVMGAERVSNYHGSWREWSALPDSPVELPKPAE encoded by the coding sequence ATGCCCACCCCCCGTCGCGTGACGAGTTTGCTTCTTCTTGCAGCCCTGCAGGTGCCGGCGAGCGACGCCGCCGAGTACGCCCGCCCCGAGCTGCTAGTCGAGCCGGCGGTCCTCGGGTCGATCGAGGGCGATGTGGTGTTGCTCGACGCCCGCTCGGCGGAAGACTACGCCGCCGGCCACCTGCCGGGCGCCCTGCACGCCGACGCCTACGCCTGGCGCGATGCCTTCGGCGCCGGCGACGACCCCGCCGCTTGGGGCGAGCGGATCGGCGCCCTTGGCGTGGGCGACGCCACGACGGTCGTCGTTTACGACCAGGCCCTTACCGGCGCCGCGACGCGTGTCTGGTGGATCCTCAAGTACTGGGGCGCGGAGAACGCCCGCGTGCTCAACGGCGGCGTGACCGCCTGGCGCGAGGCGGGCCGCGACCTCACCCGCACGGCGCCGCCGCGGCCGACGCCCGCCGGGTTCCACGCCGTCGCGCACCCCGAGCGGCACGCCACGGCCGATGAGGTGCTGCGCGGTGTCGGCGCCCCCGGCGAGGTTTGTCTGCTCGACACGCGCAGCGACCGCGAGGTGTCCGAAGGCAAGATCCCCGCCGCCGCCCACCTCGAGTGGAGCGAGCTGGTCGACCGCGACACGGGCAAGCTGCTCGCCGCGGGCGAGCTCACAGCACGCCTTGCCGCGGCCGGCTTTGAAGCCGACAAGCCGGCCGTCACTTACTGCCGCTCCGGCGGCCGCGCGGCCGTCGCCGCGTTCGTGCTCGAGGTGATGGGCGCCGAGCGGGTGTCGAACTACCACGGCAGCTGGCGCGAGTGGTCGGCGCTGCCCGATTCACCCGTGGAACTGCCCAAGCCGGCCGAGTAA
- the fba gene encoding class II fructose-bisphosphate aldolase (catalyzes the reversible aldol condensation of dihydroxyacetonephosphate and glyceraldehyde 3-phosphate in the Calvin cycle, glycolysis, and/or gluconeogenesis), with the protein MPLVPMRLLLDHAAENDYGLAAFNVNNMEQIQAIMEAAEETESPVIIQASRGARKYSQDAYLRHLMLAASELYPNIPMVMHQDHGNSPETCQSAIDNGFTSVMMDGSLQEDGSTPADYDYNVKVTKAVVDSAHSQGVSVEGELGCLGSLESGGGEQEDGHGATGELSHDQLLTDPDEAERFVADTGVDALAVAIGTSHGAYKFTKKPTGDVLDMGRIEEIHKRLPNCHLVMHGSSSVPQELQDIINEFGGEMKQTYGVPVEEIQKGIKHGVRKVNVDTDNRMAMTGAVRKLLMQNPEKFDVRDWMKPARAAMKDVCVARMTAFGQAGNAGKIKPKTIGDFVSFYG; encoded by the coding sequence ATGCCACTGGTCCCGATGCGTTTGTTGCTCGACCACGCCGCCGAGAACGATTACGGCCTGGCCGCGTTCAACGTCAACAACATGGAGCAGATCCAGGCGATCATGGAGGCCGCCGAAGAGACCGAGTCGCCCGTGATCATCCAGGCGTCGCGCGGCGCCCGGAAGTACTCGCAAGACGCCTACCTGCGTCACCTGATGCTGGCCGCCTCGGAGCTCTACCCGAACATCCCGATGGTCATGCACCAGGACCACGGCAACAGCCCGGAGACGTGCCAGAGCGCGATCGACAACGGGTTCACGAGCGTCATGATGGACGGCTCGCTGCAGGAGGACGGCAGCACGCCGGCCGACTACGACTACAACGTGAAGGTGACCAAGGCGGTGGTCGACTCGGCCCACAGCCAAGGCGTGAGCGTCGAGGGTGAGTTGGGCTGCCTCGGCTCGCTCGAGTCGGGCGGCGGCGAGCAGGAAGACGGCCACGGCGCCACCGGCGAGCTGTCGCACGACCAGCTGCTCACCGACCCGGACGAGGCCGAGCGGTTCGTCGCCGACACGGGCGTCGACGCCCTGGCCGTGGCGATCGGCACGAGCCACGGCGCGTACAAGTTCACCAAGAAGCCCACCGGCGACGTGCTCGACATGGGCCGCATCGAAGAGATCCACAAGCGGCTGCCGAACTGCCACCTCGTGATGCACGGCTCGTCGAGCGTTCCGCAGGAGCTGCAAGACATCATCAACGAGTTCGGCGGCGAGATGAAGCAGACCTACGGCGTGCCGGTCGAGGAGATCCAGAAGGGGATCAAGCACGGCGTGCGGAAGGTGAACGTCGACACCGACAACCGCATGGCGATGACCGGCGCCGTGCGCAAGCTGCTGATGCAGAACCCGGAGAAGTTTGACGTCCGCGACTGGATGAAGCCTGCCCGCGCGGCGATGAAGGACGTCTGCGTCGCACGGATGACGGCGTTCGGCCAAGCGGGCAACGCCGGCAAGATCAAGCCGAAGACGATCGGCGATTTCGTCAGCTTCTACGGCTGA
- a CDS encoding putative metallopeptidase: protein MNGFDFTTAVAAVCRDMTRRVPELGHIDMDRVAVGFCQARKRGKYGVQATLTPMRFERGAETKRVRGRTYGCSRLFDAQGREQLYLLNFYLPRFQDGPLEEKLTTVVHELWHISAEFDGDLRRHAGRCYAHGSSQKKFDEHAARLAREWLAADPPPGLWAFLELSFDDLVAEHGTVRGARYRAPKLVRLDAA, encoded by the coding sequence TTGAACGGATTCGATTTCACCACCGCCGTGGCCGCCGTTTGCCGCGACATGACGCGCCGCGTGCCGGAGCTCGGTCACATCGACATGGACCGCGTGGCGGTCGGCTTCTGCCAGGCGCGTAAACGCGGCAAGTACGGCGTGCAGGCGACGCTCACGCCGATGCGGTTCGAGCGCGGCGCCGAGACCAAACGCGTTCGCGGCCGCACCTACGGTTGCTCGCGACTGTTCGATGCGCAGGGGCGAGAGCAGCTGTACCTGCTGAACTTCTACCTGCCGCGGTTCCAAGACGGCCCGCTCGAGGAGAAGCTCACCACGGTGGTGCACGAGCTGTGGCACATCTCGGCGGAGTTCGACGGCGACCTGCGACGCCACGCCGGCCGTTGCTACGCCCACGGCTCGTCGCAGAAGAAGTTCGACGAACACGCGGCGCGGCTTGCCCGCGAGTGGCTCGCCGCCGACCCGCCCCCGGGGCTGTGGGCGTTCCTCGAGCTGTCGTTCGACGACCTCGTGGCGGAGCACGGCACGGTGCGCGGCGCGCGCTACCGGGCGCCGAAGCTCGTGCGTCTCGACGCGGCGTGA
- a CDS encoding bL17 family ribosomal protein, with translation MRHRRKGRKLGRNPNHQRALLRNLASALILTERDTEDLRYLKLESEPKVKGRIVTTIHKAKEVRPLVEKCVTIAKKALAAEDAAREYEASADRGSDAWKSWRASDRWQQWSQAMAPSVTARRRCVQLLGDKTAVSVLFEEIAPRFVDRPGGYTRVLRLANPRLGDAGTQAILEFVGKNDRVVQKSAKPAFDAPEDDSAEEEEVAEAPAEETAETEAAEESSAEKSEKE, from the coding sequence ATGAGACATCGCAGAAAAGGCCGCAAGCTCGGCCGCAACCCGAATCACCAACGGGCGTTGCTCCGCAACCTCGCCAGCGCGTTGATCCTCACGGAGCGCGACACCGAGGACTTGCGTTACCTGAAGCTCGAATCGGAGCCTAAGGTCAAGGGCCGCATCGTCACTACGATCCACAAGGCCAAGGAAGTCCGGCCGCTCGTGGAGAAGTGCGTGACGATCGCCAAGAAGGCCCTGGCCGCCGAAGACGCCGCCCGCGAGTACGAGGCCTCGGCCGATCGCGGCTCCGACGCCTGGAAGTCGTGGCGCGCAAGCGACCGCTGGCAGCAGTGGAGCCAGGCGATGGCCCCCTCCGTGACGGCCCGCCGCCGCTGCGTGCAGCTGCTCGGCGACAAGACGGCCGTGAGCGTTCTCTTCGAAGAGATCGCCCCGCGGTTCGTTGACCGCCCCGGCGGTTACACCCGCGTGCTCCGGTTGGCCAACCCGCGGTTGGGCGACGCCGGCACGCAGGCGATCCTCGAGTTCGTCGGCAAGAACGACCGCGTGGTGCAGAAGAGCGCCAAGCCGGCCTTCGACGCCCCGGAAGACGACTCCGCTGAGGAGGAAGAGGTCGCCGAGGCCCCGGCCGAAGAGACGGCCGAGACCGAAGCCGCCGAGGAGTCTTCGGCCGAGAAGAGCGAAAAGGAATAA
- a CDS encoding DNA-directed RNA polymerase subunit alpha, whose product MHIRWRGLELPSMVTCEQETLSPTYGKFLAEPFHRGFGTTVGNGLRRILLSSLEGSAVTQIKIQNAQHEFTTIPGVLQDVTDIVLNVKSLVVKNHSDTTRVLRVERNTAGDILASDIETDDSVEVINGDHVIATLTDDVPFVMEMVIENGRGYVPCTEHSQNVQEIGIIPIDAIYSPVTRVRYAVDETRVGQKTNYDKLTLEIWTDGSIGPEMAMVESAKILRKHLNPFVQYSELGPQVRSPARTPAVASGVDPALEQKLSLSIADLKLSVRASNCLESENMMTVRDIVSRTEDQLLEVRNFGETTLSEVREKLRDLNLHLGMRVTPPVGV is encoded by the coding sequence ATGCACATCCGATGGCGTGGACTCGAACTGCCCAGCATGGTCACGTGCGAGCAGGAGACGCTCTCCCCGACCTACGGCAAGTTCCTCGCCGAGCCGTTCCACCGCGGCTTCGGCACGACGGTTGGCAACGGCCTGCGTCGCATCCTGCTCTCGAGCCTCGAGGGCAGCGCCGTTACGCAGATCAAGATCCAGAACGCTCAGCACGAGTTCACCACGATCCCCGGCGTCTTGCAGGACGTGACGGACATCGTGCTGAACGTCAAGTCGCTGGTGGTCAAGAACCACTCCGACACGACCCGCGTGCTGCGCGTAGAGCGCAACACGGCCGGCGACATCTTGGCGAGCGACATCGAGACCGACGACTCGGTCGAGGTGATCAACGGCGACCACGTGATCGCCACCCTCACGGACGACGTGCCGTTCGTCATGGAGATGGTCATCGAGAACGGCCGCGGTTATGTCCCTTGCACCGAGCACAGCCAGAACGTGCAGGAGATCGGCATCATCCCGATCGACGCGATCTACAGCCCGGTCACCCGGGTGCGTTACGCGGTCGACGAGACGCGTGTCGGCCAGAAGACAAACTACGACAAGCTCACGCTCGAGATCTGGACCGACGGTTCGATCGGCCCCGAGATGGCCATGGTCGAGTCGGCCAAGATCCTCCGCAAGCACCTCAACCCGTTCGTGCAGTACTCCGAGCTCGGCCCGCAGGTCCGCTCGCCGGCCCGCACGCCGGCCGTCGCCTCGGGCGTCGATCCCGCGTTGGAGCAGAAGCTCTCGCTGTCGATCGCCGATCTAAAGCTCTCGGTCCGGGCGAGCAATTGCCTCGAGTCGGAGAACATGATGACCGTGCGCGACATCGTCAGCCGCACCGAAGACCAGCTGCTCGAGGTCCGCAACTTCGGTGAGACCACCCTGTCGGAGGTCCGCGAGAAGCTCCGCGACCTGAACCTACACCTCGGCATGCGGGTCACCCCGCCCGTGGGAGTCTGA
- the rpsK gene encoding 30S ribosomal protein S11, which yields MAKTTGKSDARRRTRRNINTGVAYVKATFNNTTVTITDTKGDTLCWASAGTSGFKGSRKSTPFAGQCAAQQAAEKAKKFGLRDVDVKVKGPGSGRESAITALEAAGLKVKSIEDITPLPHNGCRPRKKRRV from the coding sequence GTGGCCAAGACTACCGGCAAAAGCGACGCCCGTCGCCGCACGCGTCGCAACATCAACACGGGTGTCGCCTACGTCAAGGCGACGTTCAACAACACCACGGTAACGATCACCGACACCAAGGGCGACACGCTCTGTTGGGCGTCGGCCGGCACGAGCGGCTTCAAGGGAAGCCGCAAGAGCACGCCGTTCGCCGGTCAGTGCGCCGCGCAGCAGGCCGCCGAGAAGGCGAAGAAGTTCGGCCTGCGTGACGTGGACGTCAAGGTGAAGGGCCCGGGCAGCGGTCGCGAGAGCGCGATCACGGCGCTCGAGGCGGCCGGCCTGAAGGTCAAGTCGATCGAAGACATCACCCCGCTGCCGCACAACGGCTGCCGGCCCCGCAAGAAGCGTCGCGTGTGA
- the rpsM gene encoding 30S ribosomal protein S13, with amino-acid sequence MPRLQGVDIPTDRPTAVSLTYLYGVGPKTARELCLKAGVDPVARARELTEDEVARLAALLDKDYTVEGQLRRQVTQNISRLRDIACYRGIRHRRGLPVRGQRTKTNARTRKGPKKTVAGKKGVKDLR; translated from the coding sequence ATGCCTCGCCTGCAAGGTGTTGACATCCCGACCGACCGCCCCACGGCGGTCTCGCTGACGTACCTGTACGGAGTCGGTCCGAAGACGGCTCGCGAGCTCTGCCTCAAGGCCGGTGTCGACCCGGTGGCCCGTGCCCGCGAGCTCACCGAGGACGAGGTCGCCCGCCTGGCCGCCTTGCTCGACAAGGACTACACGGTCGAGGGCCAGTTGCGTCGTCAGGTGACGCAGAACATCTCGCGTTTGCGCGACATCGCGTGCTACCGCGGCATCCGCCACCGGCGGGGCCTGCCGGTCCGCGGCCAGCGCACCAAGACCAACGCCCGCACCCGCAAGGGTCCGAAGAAGACCGTGGCCGGCAAGAAGGGCGTGAAGGACCTGCGCTGA
- the rpmJ gene encoding 50S ribosomal protein L36, whose protein sequence is MKVRASVKRICAKCKVVRRRGVVFVVCDNPRHKQRQG, encoded by the coding sequence ATGAAAGTTCGAGCCAGCGTCAAGCGCATTTGCGCCAAGTGCAAGGTGGTCCGCCGCCGCGGCGTGGTGTTCGTCGTGTGCGACAACCCGCGTCACAAGCAGCGTCAGGGCTGA
- the map gene encoding type I methionyl aminopeptidase, with product MLQLKSEREIGLMRRAGLAVWQAHQIAAEMVRPGATTAQIDAAFADYFRGIGGTPLFLNYPNPEEGKPAFPAVTCMSLNEAVVHGIPNDEPLVEGDILSLDTGCRLGGWCGDAAKTYAVGKIAPPAQRLLDATQGVLDLAIELMATKTRWSQVAGEMASYIKEHGFSSVEDFVGHGIGRDMHEDPQVPNFMSRGLRGRGDFRIEQGLVIAVEPMVNMGTKEVVILDDDWTQVTSDGKLSAHFEHTIAMTKEGPRRLTDAPTDAEREQHADILLGAGVTDRSTAG from the coding sequence ATGTTGCAACTCAAATCAGAACGCGAAATCGGGCTGATGCGCCGCGCGGGCTTGGCCGTCTGGCAGGCGCACCAAATCGCCGCCGAGATGGTCCGTCCCGGCGCCACGACCGCGCAGATCGACGCGGCATTTGCCGATTACTTCCGCGGGATCGGCGGGACGCCGCTGTTCCTCAACTACCCCAATCCCGAGGAGGGCAAACCCGCCTTCCCCGCCGTCACGTGCATGTCGCTCAACGAGGCGGTGGTGCACGGCATCCCCAACGACGAGCCGCTCGTCGAGGGCGACATCCTGAGCCTCGACACGGGCTGCCGACTGGGCGGCTGGTGCGGCGACGCGGCCAAGACCTATGCGGTGGGCAAGATCGCCCCCCCCGCCCAGCGGCTGCTAGACGCCACCCAGGGCGTGCTCGACCTGGCGATCGAGTTGATGGCCACCAAGACACGCTGGAGTCAGGTCGCCGGCGAGATGGCCAGCTACATCAAGGAACACGGGTTCAGCTCGGTCGAAGACTTCGTTGGTCACGGCATCGGCCGCGACATGCACGAAGACCCGCAGGTCCCCAATTTCATGAGCCGCGGCCTCCGTGGCCGGGGCGACTTCCGTATCGAGCAGGGCCTGGTGATCGCCGTCGAGCCGATGGTGAACATGGGGACCAAAGAGGTGGTGATCCTCGACGACGATTGGACCCAGGTCACCAGCGACGGCAAGCTCAGCGCCCACTTCGAGCACACGATCGCGATGACAAAAGAGGGCCCGCGTCGATTGACCGACGCCCCCACAGACGCCGAGCGGGAGCAGCACGCCGATATTTTGCTCGGCGCCGGGGTGACGGACCGCTCGACTGCGGGGTAG
- a CDS encoding adenylate kinase translates to MRIVFIGPPGAGKGTQSLRVAKDLGVTHLSTGEVLRESRERGAVIGKRAAVYLDAGKLVPDEIVIELVAYRLAESDCKSGYLFDGFPRTLAQAKSLDALLAQQDAPLHAAIEFVIPEEELLERLSKRGREDDTKERIRERLRQHSEITVPMTEYYEELGILYRIDAVGTPDEVFARIGEALAGIDQS, encoded by the coding sequence ATGCGTATTGTGTTCATCGGACCGCCAGGGGCCGGCAAGGGGACGCAATCGTTGCGCGTCGCCAAGGACTTGGGCGTCACCCATCTCTCGACCGGCGAGGTGCTCCGCGAGTCTCGCGAACGCGGAGCCGTCATCGGCAAACGGGCCGCCGTGTATCTCGACGCCGGCAAGCTGGTGCCGGACGAGATCGTCATCGAGCTCGTGGCTTACAGGCTCGCCGAGAGCGACTGCAAGAGCGGCTACCTGTTCGACGGCTTCCCGAGGACCTTGGCCCAGGCAAAGTCGCTCGACGCGCTGCTGGCCCAGCAGGACGCGCCGCTGCACGCGGCGATCGAGTTCGTGATCCCCGAGGAGGAGTTGCTCGAGCGCCTCTCCAAGCGAGGACGCGAGGACGACACCAAAGAGAGGATCCGCGAGCGGCTCCGGCAGCACAGCGAGATCACCGTGCCGATGACCGAGTACTACGAGGAGCTGGGGATCTTGTACCGGATCGACGCGGTGGGGACCCCCGACGAGGTGTTTGCGCGGATCGGAGAGGCGCTAGCCGGGATCGACCAATCCTGA
- the secY gene encoding preprotein translocase subunit SecY produces MLEKFRVVWQIPELRRKILLTLLMLAIYRIGFQIGLPIVDADKISDWQGQSGGLSSMLKQAAVLSASNLTNVTIFGLGIVPYISASIIFQLLGSVIPQLEALQKEGEAGRKKINEYTRYATVVLCLFQSWFFIASFAEGQDLVAAEFTNPETGSLLLSWKLVAVLTMTAGTVFLMWLGEQIDEYGIGNGISLLIMAGILAQMPSAGYQLLQRATLTLGDSSSLDPPRLLLLAAMFVAVVVGTVFITLGQRQISMQSAKHMRGRKTVGGNRSYLPLKVNQSGVMPIIFASSLLMFPMMLFTQLGGQAAGWEDGPLKAVVQGLGSAFSREAFFYNITFLVLIYFFCYFWTAITFNPKDMADNLKNYGSFIPGYRPGKRTADYLEKVMFRITYVGAGFLALIAILPTLVATWLNVDWSIAMFYGGTSLLIAVSVAFDLVQKIDSHLVMRNYKGLLE; encoded by the coding sequence ATGCTCGAAAAGTTCCGCGTTGTTTGGCAGATCCCCGAGCTCCGCAGGAAGATCCTGCTGACGCTCCTGATGCTGGCGATCTATCGCATCGGCTTCCAGATCGGCTTGCCGATCGTCGACGCCGACAAGATCAGCGACTGGCAGGGCCAGTCGGGCGGCCTGAGCAGTATGCTCAAGCAGGCCGCCGTGCTGAGCGCCAGCAACCTGACGAACGTCACGATCTTCGGCTTGGGGATCGTGCCGTACATCTCGGCGTCGATCATCTTCCAGCTCCTTGGGAGCGTGATCCCGCAGCTCGAGGCCTTGCAGAAAGAGGGCGAGGCGGGCCGCAAGAAGATCAACGAGTACACGCGCTACGCCACCGTGGTGCTTTGTCTGTTCCAGAGCTGGTTCTTTATCGCCTCGTTCGCCGAGGGGCAGGACCTCGTGGCGGCCGAGTTTACGAATCCCGAGACAGGCAGCTTGCTGCTGAGTTGGAAGCTCGTGGCGGTGCTCACGATGACCGCCGGCACGGTGTTCCTCATGTGGCTCGGCGAGCAGATCGACGAGTACGGCATCGGCAACGGCATCAGCTTGCTGATCATGGCCGGCATCCTCGCCCAGATGCCCAGCGCCGGCTACCAGCTGCTGCAACGCGCCACCCTCACGCTGGGCGACAGCTCGTCGCTCGACCCGCCTCGGCTGTTGCTCTTGGCGGCGATGTTCGTCGCCGTGGTGGTCGGCACGGTGTTCATCACCCTCGGCCAGCGTCAGATCTCGATGCAGAGCGCCAAGCACATGCGTGGCCGCAAGACGGTTGGCGGCAACCGCAGCTACTTGCCGCTCAAGGTGAACCAGTCGGGCGTGATGCCGATCATCTTCGCCAGCAGCCTGCTGATGTTCCCGATGATGCTGTTCACGCAGCTCGGCGGCCAAGCGGCCGGCTGGGAAGACGGCCCGCTCAAGGCGGTCGTGCAAGGTTTGGGATCGGCTTTCAGCCGCGAAGCGTTCTTCTACAACATCACCTTCTTGGTGTTGATCTACTTCTTCTGCTACTTCTGGACCGCGATCACCTTCAACCCGAAGGACATGGCGGACAACCTGAAGAACTACGGGTCGTTCATCCCGGGCTACCGGCCGGGCAAACGGACCGCCGATTACTTGGAGAAGGTGATGTTCCGCATCACTTACGTCGGCGCCGGCTTCCTGGCGTTGATCGCGATCCTGCCGACGCTCGTGGCGACCTGGCTCAACGTCGATTGGAGCATCGCGATGTTCTACGGCGGCACGAGCCTGCTGATTGCGGTGAGCGTGGCGTTCGACCTAGTGCAGAAGATCGACAGCCATCTCGTGATGCGCAACTACAAGGGCCTGCTGGAGTAA
- the rplO gene encoding 50S ribosomal protein L15 yields the protein MILNDVNRGIRKNKKRKRLGRGPGSGQGKTAGRGHKGQGSRAGHSVSPVFEGGRTPIVMKVPKRGFNNRFGVTVAVVNLGQIDAAFEAGDEVTLEALAKKNLSRGKFDLLKILGDGELTKKLKISAHRFSKSAAEKIEKAGAEMVVVAGKVPVEDKKRAARAAKREAKSAAAK from the coding sequence ATGATTCTGAACGACGTTAATCGCGGGATCCGCAAGAACAAGAAGCGCAAGCGGCTCGGCCGCGGCCCCGGTTCGGGGCAGGGCAAGACCGCAGGCCGGGGCCACAAGGGCCAGGGCTCGCGCGCCGGTCACTCGGTCAGCCCCGTGTTCGAGGGCGGCCGCACGCCGATCGTGATGAAAGTCCCCAAGCGGGGCTTCAACAACCGGTTCGGCGTCACCGTGGCCGTGGTGAACCTGGGCCAGATCGACGCCGCCTTCGAGGCGGGCGACGAGGTCACGCTCGAGGCTCTCGCCAAGAAGAACCTTTCGCGTGGCAAGTTCGACCTGCTGAAGATTCTGGGCGACGGCGAGCTCACCAAGAAGCTCAAGATCAGCGCCCACCGCTTCAGCAAATCGGCGGCCGAGAAGATCGAAAAGGCCGGCGCCGAGATGGTCGTTGTCGCCGGCAAGGTTCCGGTCGAAGACAAGAAGCGGGCCGCACGTGCGGCCAAGCGTGAGGCCAAATCGGCCGCCGCCAAGTGA
- the rpsE gene encoding 30S ribosomal protein S5, giving the protein MAKHNRNNAEKQRGELSESVVKIKRCSAVVKGGRRFSFAAMVVVGDNKGKAGWGYGKANEVPPSVEKARKEAMRSMIEVPLTEEKSIPHKIIGEYGAAKVVLVPASVGTGVIAGSAVRSVCESVGIHNILTKSFGSNNPVPLVKATFAALAQLRPKQEIERLRGVTLS; this is encoded by the coding sequence GTGGCCAAGCACAACAGAAACAACGCCGAGAAGCAGCGTGGCGAGCTCTCCGAGAGCGTGGTGAAGATCAAGCGTTGCTCGGCCGTGGTGAAGGGCGGACGCCGCTTCAGCTTCGCCGCGATGGTCGTCGTGGGCGACAACAAGGGCAAGGCTGGCTGGGGCTACGGCAAGGCGAACGAAGTCCCGCCGAGCGTCGAGAAGGCCCGCAAAGAGGCCATGCGGAGCATGATCGAAGTGCCGCTGACCGAAGAGAAGTCGATCCCGCACAAGATCATCGGCGAGTACGGCGCCGCGAAGGTGGTGCTCGTCCCGGCCTCGGTCGGTACCGGCGTGATCGCCGGCAGCGCGGTCCGCTCGGTGTGCGAATCGGTCGGCATCCACAACATCCTGACGAAGAGCTTCGGCTCGAATAACCCGGTCCCGTTGGTCAAGGCGACGTTTGCGGCTCTCGCTCAGCTGCGTCCGAAGCAAGAGATCGAGCGGCTGCGAGGAGTGACCCTCTCATGA
- the rplR gene encoding 50S ribosomal protein L18, translating to MEHSKAINKQRIRRSFRVRKRLKGTAERPRLSVNRSHKNISVQLIDDEAGKTLASVSTLDKALGAKYGGNADAAVTVGKAIAEKAQAAGVKQVCFDRGPYKYHGRVAALAEAAREAGLSF from the coding sequence ATGGAACACAGCAAAGCGATCAACAAGCAGCGCATCCGCCGGAGTTTCCGCGTGCGCAAGCGGCTCAAGGGAACGGCCGAGCGGCCGCGTCTCTCCGTCAACCGCAGCCACAAGAACATCAGTGTTCAGCTGATCGACGACGAAGCGGGCAAGACGCTCGCCTCGGTGTCGACGCTCGACAAGGCGCTGGGCGCCAAGTACGGCGGCAACGCCGACGCGGCCGTGACCGTTGGCAAGGCGATCGCCGAGAAGGCCCAGGCCGCCGGCGTGAAGCAGGTTTGCTTCGACCGCGGCCCGTACAAGTACCACGGCCGAGTGGCCGCCCTGGCCGAAGCCGCCCGCGAGGCCGGCCTGAGCTTCTGA